From Toxorhynchites rutilus septentrionalis strain SRP chromosome 2, ASM2978413v1, whole genome shotgun sequence, a single genomic window includes:
- the LOC129767116 gene encoding uncharacterized protein LOC129767116 → MAAAKHAVGCGMSVNAASIKYQIPRITLARWIVSPQKKKGLGSKKSVFSAEQETELVQHLLDLEARFYGITMKDEQKLAYELAERNGIPHPFNHKLKMAGRNWLDGFLRHNRTRKPEATSADRARGFNKVSVGAFFDLLRSTLDSHQFPPARIFNADETGISTVPPKNLKIAAKKGKKQVGSLTSAERGVLTTVVMCMSATGQHVPPYMIFPRVRMHDALKRGAPNGTKFNCNPSGCMTSEVFLDWFDHFLENVNPTKENPALLIIDGHSSHTKNLAFAERARANFVTVLVLPPHCSNKIQPLDVAFMGPFKSYYAAASENFMRQNPARTIGLYDVSELMGTAFLKAASGSVATSGFRKCGIWPYNRHVFSNDDFAPSEVTDQPEATVMPIPMVVDDSTVQQVPLQVSTNVSVTHSGNQYCTDEVQTDGPDPASVQVGPVSEISPNSSFNITPSEILPLPKMSVPRATKRKRKSEKAVEITGDVYRQNLASAEATKTIKSIKKGRKPSKKRAKGKTSDEQCEDTLCELCGDCFSDSTDGYGWRKCLSCLNWFHAQCSNDDGFQCRICN, encoded by the exons ATGGCAGCAGCAAAACATGCTGTTGGATGTGGAATGTCCGTAAATGCAGCATCCATCAAGTACCAGATCCCACGAATAACGCTCGCCAGGTGGATAGTGTCACCACAGAAGAAAAAAGGCCTGGGATCGAAAAAGTCGGTTTTCTCAGCCGAACAAGAGACGGAGCTGGTTCAACACTTGCTGGATTTGGAGGCCCGATTCTATGGGATCACTATGAAGGACGAACAAAAACTGGCGTATGAGTTAGCTGAGAGGAACGGTATTCCCCATCCATTCAACCACAAGCTGAAGATGGCCGGTAGGAACTGGCTTGATGGTTTCCTTCGACACAATCGAACCCGGAAGCCGGAAGCCACATCTGCAGATCGTGCACGGGGCTTTAACAAGGTTTCCGTGGGAGCATTTTTCGACCTTCTTCGGAGCACGCTGGACAGCCATCAGTTTCCGCCGGCGCGTATATTTAACGCTGATGAAACCGGAATAAGCACC GTTCCtccgaaaaatctaaaaattgctGCTAAAAAGGGAAAGAAGCAAGTAGGTTCCTTAACATCGGCTGAGAGGGGCGTACTGACGACGGTTGTTATGTGTATGTCCGCAACCGGACAGCATGTGCCACCGTACATGATTTTCCCCCGTGTGCGCATGCACGATGCGCTTAAGAGAGGAGCACCGAATGGGACAAAGTTCAATTGTAACCCTTCCGGTTGTATGACCAGTGAAGTCTTCCTCGATTGGTTCGACCATTTCCTGGAGAACGTGAATCCCACCAAGGAAAACCCTGCACTCCTAATCATTGATGGACACAGCTCCCATACGAAAAATCTGGCATTTGCCGAAAGAGCTCGTGCAAATTTTGTCACTGTTCTTGTATTGCCACCACATTGTAGTAACAAAATTCAGCCCTTGGACGTGGCGTTCATGGGGCCTTTCAAAAGTTACTACGCAGCTGCTTCTGAGAATTTCATGCGTCAAAACCCTGCAAGGACTATTGGACTTTACGACGTCTCTGAGCTGATGGGTACCGCGTTTCTCAAAGCAGCTTCTGGTAGTGTGGCAACGAGCGGCTTTCGTAAATGTGGCATTTGGCCATATAACAGACATgtcttcagcaacgatgacttCGCTCCATCTGAAGTAACTGATCAACCAGAAGCCACTGTGATGCCAATTCCAATGGTAGTTGATGACTCCACTGTGCAGCAAGTACCTCTTCAGGTTTCTACCAATGTTTCAGTTACTCACTCAGGAAACCAATATTGTACTGATGAGGTTCAAACGGATGGACCCGATCCTGCTAGCGTTCAAGTTGGCCCAGTTTCTGAAATTTCTCCGAACTCATCGTTCAATATTACACCGTCGGAAATTTTACCTTTGCCGAAGATGTCAGTTCCCAGAGCAACGAAGCGAAAGCGCAAGTCGGAAAAAGCTGTGGAGATTACCGGCGACGTCTACCGTCAAAACCTGGCTTCTGCTGAGGCAACAAAAACTATCAAGTCCATCAAAAAAGGACGAAAGCCGTCAAAGAAGCGAGCCAAGGGTAAAACATCGGATGAACAGTGCGAGGATACTTTGTGTGAGCTGTGTGGAGATTGTTTTTCTGATTCGACCGATGGTTATGGCTGGAGGAAATGCCTATCGTGTCTTAATTGGTTCCATGCTCAATGTAGCAACGATGATGGGTTTCAATGCCGCATATGTAACTGA
- the LOC129764839 gene encoding uncharacterized protein LOC129764839 encodes MRNLTSFLNFLPSFKTEELNPPVELWKTVLSLYENDPQFRYGCLMLVFGVILIITVPSCWLYYASQAKRRRELENCILALELIAENRALHRQIVSFLEDQYPEPGTVNMLTNKKVETGE; translated from the exons ATGAGGAACTTAACATCGTTTCTGAATTTTCTGCCTTCATTCAAAACCGAAGAATTGAATCCACCGGTGGAACTGTGGAAAACAGTGCTTTCTTTATACGAGAATGATCCCCAGTTCCGATACGGTTGTTTGATGCTGGTTTTCGGTGTTATCCTTATCATAACCGTCCCGTCCTGTTGGTTATACTACGCATCCCAAGCGAAG AGACGACGAGAATTGGAAAATTGTATCTTGGCATTGGAACTGATAGCCGAGAATCGTGCTCTTCACAGGCAGATCGTGTCATTCTTGGAA GATCAATATCCGGAGCCAGGAACCGTTAATATGCTCACAAACAAAAAAGTTGAAACTGGCGAGTGA